In Candidatus Moanabacter tarae, the genomic stretch CGACGGCCTCTGGTTCAATCGCAGTATCGAATATATCTCCATTTCGGTCGATTGTGAGGACAACACTGCGATCGCCTGTTTCGATCAGATATTCGATAAAACTTCTAAGCGAAAACATTTTGATGCCGTCAATGGCTAACACCTGGTCATCGATCTTGAGACCTGAGCGGGAAGCCGGTGAATCATCTTCGATTCGTTTTACGATCAAGGAATGGGCTGGACGAATATCTATTAGTCGGAGGCGTTCACCAGAGGCAGGATTGATTTCTACCAACTGTGGGAACACATCAAGTTTAAAAATTTTTCCATCTCTTTCTATTGTAAAGACTGCCTTAGGACTTCCCGTATCGTCGCGTCCTGAGCCGGTGATTAGCGTATGGATTAACTCAGAGAAATTCGAAACCTCTTGGTCATCGATAGCAAGGACCCTATCGCCTGGCCTTAAACCAGCGGCAAAAGCCGGGCCTTCAACCTCGGTGTTTTCATCTAGAGTCAGCGTTTTGCCAACATGGCCAATTACTGTAGTCTGTGCTTCTTCACTGGATGGTTGACCGACTCCCCAGAGGATGGAAGAGATGACGAAGGCAAAGATAATGTTGAATACGGCACCCATAACTGAGACGATCAGTTTGTCTGTAAAGGAAATCGGCGGAAGTTCCTCCGCCGATTGGGCGTGTCTCCCTTCAACTGCTCCGAGTTCAGCTAATTGGGGAAGGGCTACGTAGCCGCCAATTGGGAGGAGAGATATACAATACTCGATTCCACCGCGGTTCCAGGATATTACTTTGGGACCGAAACCGATAGAGAATCTTTCAATTTTGAGCCCTCGTCTTTTCGCCGCAAGGAAATGACCAAGCTCGTGGACAAATATAGATCCACCGAAGAGCAGGATTATGAGAAAAAGTGACCATGTGTTCGCAAATAGTGGCTGTATCACTGCGGGATTCATTTGGACGGAAGTTTCAGATTAGTCCGAGGAAAAACTTAGCACCAGTTCTCTTCCCAGGGATCGCGCGGCAGAATCAGCGGCGATCACATCATCGAGATTAGCAGGATCCAGGTTTCTTGTCTTTTGTAGCGACTCTTCGATGATCTCAGCAATCTCGAGATATTTAATGGAGCCGCGCAAAAAAGCAGATACAGCAACTTCGTTTACAGCATTGAACACAGTCGGAGCTATGCCTTCAGCTTCCATCGCTTCACGCGCTAAACGTAGACAAGGAAATCTGCCGTAATCTGGGGGATGAAATTCGAGCCCCCAAGTTTGGGAAAAGTCGAGAGATTCATCAACTCCCGGCGCCCTATGGGGGTAAAGTAAAGCATTTTGAATTGCAAATGTCATGGAGGGGGGGGAAAGCTGTGCAATAATGGAACCATCGACAAATTCTACTAATGAATGGACGATACTTTGGGGGTGAATGACAACCTCAATTCTCTTTGCCGCATCGCCGAAGAGCCATTTTGCCTCTATAAGTTCCAACCCTTTGTTAGCCATGGTCGAAGAGTCGACAGTGATTTTAGTACCCATTGACCAATTTGGGTGCTTTGTTGCGTCTGCCGGCCGAATTGACTTCATTTGATCGCGGGTAAAGTTGCGGAAAGGACCACCGGAGGCGGTAAGGATTATCCTGGCTACTTCACTGGACTTTCTCCCATCAAGGCACTGAAAGATGGCATTGTGTTCGCTGTCAATTGGAAGAATTTGGGTATTGAATTTCTGGGTTGCTGCGGTGACGAATTTACCCGCCATCACCATCACCTCCTTGCTTGCCAGAGCGATTTCTTTCCCAGCAGAGATCGCGGCGAGGCTCGGTTCTAGACCCATAGTCCCGACTATAGCTACGACTACCGTATCGACATCAGGATGAGTTGCGACTTCGTTCAAGCCTTCTATGCCGCTTCCCAGTGCGACTGAGTTCCCGAATAGTTTTTCTCTTTTAGCTTGGCGGCAAGCAAGGGGATCAAAAATCGCGGCGACTGAGACGTTGAATTCTTTGGCAATTTCAGCGAGACGCAAAGATCGAGAATTGCC encodes the following:
- a CDS encoding Putative zinc metalloprotease, yielding MNPAVIQPLFANTWSLFLIILLFGGSIFVHELGHFLAAKRRGLKIERFSIGFGPKVISWNRGGIEYCISLLPIGGYVALPQLAELGAVEGRHAQSAEELPPISFTDKLIVSVMGAVFNIIFAFVISSILWGVGQPSSEEAQTTVIGHVGKTLTLDENTEVEGPAFAAGLRPGDRVLAIDDQEVSNFSELIHTLITGSGRDDTGSPKAVFTIERDGKIFKLDVFPQLVEINPASGERLRLIDIRPAHSLIVKRIEDDSPASRSGLKIDDQVLAIDGIKMFSLRSFIEYLIETGDRSVVLTIDRNGDIFDTAIEPEAVAFTKPLGKLTVKDIKREATLTLQPIYRSDERPADPANPSSPSVLTVHHLDDPTGLVFSGIFSGDRIQSVSRSSYTSLESWVELVNESPEGTLSLIIERESETKHFAILGTASASLISPQKRPMIGAQLGGRQMTIYLNPIEQFTEIIQTTFQVLGSLVSTKSDIGFRNLSGPPGIIRAIDQLSKIDIRLVLWFVCLLNINLAILNLLPIPVLDGGHIAFATLAKIRGKPLPPGVIVRTQGIFMLLLFSLIIYVSFFDIRRWQGDNKAERQFELQNSLHIKPVFSSSSPFDDQ
- the dxr gene encoding 1-deoxy-D-xylulose 5-phosphate reductoisomerase; translated protein: MRPKNIALLGATGSIGASTLRVVRANPDRLRLVGIAGNSRSLRLAEIAKEFNVSVAAIFDPLACRQAKREKLFGNSVALGSGIEGLNEVATHPDVDTVVVAIVGTMGLEPSLAAISAGKEIALASKEVMVMAGKFVTAATQKFNTQILPIDSEHNAIFQCLDGRKSSEVARIILTASGGPFRNFTRDQMKSIRPADATKHPNWSMGTKITVDSSTMANKGLELIEAKWLFGDAAKRIEVVIHPQSIVHSLVEFVDGSIIAQLSPPSMTFAIQNALLYPHRAPGVDESLDFSQTWGLEFHPPDYGRFPCLRLAREAMEAEGIAPTVFNAVNEVAVSAFLRGSIKYLEIAEIIEESLQKTRNLDPANLDDVIAADSAARSLGRELVLSFSSD